A segment of the Solanum lycopersicum chromosome 9, SLM_r2.1 genome:
GGGGGTTTTCGCGATAAAATattgtgtcattattttatttatttcacaaaaCGTAATTGTTGTAATTTCTCAAAGGAACATATAGAATAAACATGTTTCTAAGACGAATTTGGGGGTTAGAATTctaacaattggtatcagagcaggttatCTTTGAAGAGTCTAACAACTCAAGATAAGATCATAATGAATTTTGCACCTTCTCTTGGGCATGGTCAAGGGCAACACTTCAACAGACCACTATTATTTAATGGAGAATACTACTCTTGATGaagacaaaaatgaaaaatttcattCAAGCTGAAGATTACGAACTATGGGTTAGAATTACTAATGGACCATTAATTCCTACTATTACTGATAGTGAAGGGAATAAGGTACCTAAACCTACAGAAAAGTACGGAGAAGCCGATTACAAGATGTTAGGAAAGAATGCAAAAGCTAAGTGCATTCTCGTATGTGGATTAGGACCTGATGAGTTTAACTGCATCTCTAGTTGTACCTCTGCAAAACAAATATGAGACATTTTAAAAAACGCTCGAAGGTACAACTCAAGTTCGTAAATTCAGAATTGCCAGACTTTGTTCTGAATATAAAGCCTTCAAGATAAAATTCGGAGAATCACTTCAAGATATGATCACCAGATTTACCATTGTTGTAAACGAGTTAATATCCTTGGACAAAGTATACACCACTGAGGAACAGATAGACAAAGTACTAGGGACTTTGCCTAGATCATGGGAAATAAAAGTTACTGCAATCAGAGAAGTCAAAGATCTAATCAATATGACTTTGGATGAATTAGTAGGAAATCTCAAGACTTATGAGATGAATGTTGACAAAAGAGGTGAaggaaacaaagagaaaaatcttGAATTTAAAGCAACTGAAAGTGATGAATTTGACATAGATGATGATGATCTTGCTCTGATAAGTAAGAACTTCAAGAAACTCTTAAAAAGGAGATTAAACGCTAGCAAGAAATCACCACCCCAAAAAGTAAGAAATATTGAGAGACTATTAAGCTATAATAGAAAAccattttaaatagttttgtttggtacttacaaaaattataagaaaagaaACAGAGAAATCAAATTTGGCAAGAGGTAGAGTATGTCTCTATGTTtagatcatattaattatttcatcgatctcaaattctcaatttaatttaaattttgaatattaattcAAGTCATTTTGATTTTTGTACAAATTCAACGTATAAACAATTCGTTTGTCACCCATACTAACACAAATATGTATGATTACTAGTGTAGAACATGCAAATGATGCCAAACTTCTAGGAATAGGATTTCAAGGATATTTAGGAGATGGAATAGGAGGACTTCCGGGAATAGGAGGACTTTCAAGATCAAGATTTGGAGGAGTCGGGTTTCCATGGGGAAGATATGGTGGTTATGGTGGTGGTCGTGGATATTATGGTGGTTATCCAAGAGGAGGATATGGTGGGTTTTATCCTCGAATTGGTTATGGTGGAAGAGGATACCCTAGAGGTGGTTGGTATGGAGAATTGCCTCgcaactaattaaataattacatactgaggaatatttatgtatatccCTCTAATGTATCAGTTATTATGTTCACGATAAATATTGAGTAGCCAAGTATTAttcatatctatatatatttgtattgtgtGTTTAATTAATAGGTAACGTAGTTTTGTTGTTGAaagtatgaataaataaatgtatCATAAATCTCCATTCACTTACTATGGATGGATGTTCATGATCATGTAATgtttctttaaataataatataattatcataGAATTTAATTTCTTTACGTCCTTTTCCGTCTACGTATTATTATTCCAATGATCCAAATAGTTTAAGTGAAGTTGAATTTTTAGTTGTATTTGTTGACTATATTTCGCTTTACGTAATAATggagtttatatattttagataattaaatttagatttttacttttttctatttctattttaatataCGATACATATTTTaggattaaataaaatttaaatttatcgaATAATCCAAAGGAAATGAATAACCTGATATACAAGTGGGTTgcttaattatgaaaaaagtcTTGTTACTGTTGGTATGAGATTAGTAACAGATTTTTGAAttcaaagtatatatatatatatataattatatatattgggACAATACATCGAATTTCCTtaaatttgtttcaatttttccaTTAGATACTTAATTAAACTTCATTCAAAAAAAAGTACTAATGAAAAACAAATAGTGAAGATCAGGGCAACATCTCTCAAATAACTCCAAAGGAAATAAATAACCTGATCTACAAGTGGACTGCTTTAGAAAAATTACCATGTATTTGAGATCGCTTACTTCACTTCTTCTCTCGTTTGCAGAAAAATCACCATGTATTTGGAATTTCGTTCACCTCACTTCTTCTCTTGTTTGTCTCGTATGATGTAGCGGATGCAAAATTGTTATTAAGAATATCAATGGTTAcagtaaaaaatacaaaattatcgGGTCATGTTATGTTATACATGTGGAATTATTTTGTTTGGTGTTAGTGTCGCATTCAAAATTTATTGTtggtatataaaaattaattctcgcaataatagttatcatctatatatattttagataaATAACACGAAAATGTACAAGTATCCTTTTAGACTATGATCGAAAATTCAGAGACACgctttaactaaactaaggtcctattacttccgaacttaatttttgtaattttgtgcacctttttggcTTATGTGACAGTCAAATATCTCTCACGCGCCTCAATTGCGTGAAGTTACGGAGTGGGTCATGTGAGACAAaaagtatacaaaattaaaaaaaaaaaacactagttCAGAAATAATGGaaccttaatttagttaaaatatgtctctgagatttcgattATAATTTAGAGAAATACTTATGCGTCCTCCCATACATAATCAATAATTCTTCTgaaaatgatttattatgttattacatGTTTTCTGTAACGATATTTCATTATAGTTGTAAAAAGTATTTGGACAAATGACATTTATCAGTTTAGTTACATTTACCAAAAATTTCAGCACAATTTAGAAAATCGTGAAGATGCACTTGTAATTTCTTTCCCTCTCGTTTTAAAGTAGCTTGTAATTTGCACCAAAGGTATGTCTTGATTTCCATTTTTtcgaaaatcaaattaattaatctatgaaatcaatttttatcatattaacttaataaaattaaaagagttCGAGAAGtgaaaaacaatataaaattagtCAATGGGGGAGTAGTTTAACAATAAATTGTGAAATAAGAAGAAACATATGTTTGTCGTCAACACATATTCAATATAATCAAGAACAAGAAGAATTATACATTAtggaaaattgaaaatatattatcacaGTATATTGTGTTACATTTTACAACAAAATATTACATGATCAACCATACATATGAACTGAATGATGTTTTATTCATACGATTTTAGAGTAGCAAGACCATTACTATATCATACATCTTGCCACTACATACAAcgatttataatattatttgatgatttgttcTGAGACAATTGGCTAGTCACTTACTCATGGCCACCAATGGGAGGGTTGTATGCACCACTTCAAGGCTTGTATTTGTCATTAGGGGGCTTATATTTTTCACTTGGAGATTTGTATTCATTATCAGGGGATTTGTATTTGTCACCTGGAAACTTGTAATCGTCACTTGGGGGCTTATATTTATCATGTGAGGGATTATAGTTGTCACCTTCATGTTTATATTCATCTCTATAAGGCTTATATTTGTCACGTGAGGGATTATAGTTGTCACCTTCATGTTTATATTCATCTCTAGGAGGCTTATATTTATCATGTGAGGGATTATAGTTGTCACCTGCATGTTTATATTCATATCTAGGAGGCTTATATTTGTCATGTGGAGAGTTATACTTGTCACGTGGATATTTGTACTCATCACTAGGGGGTTTGTACTTATCATATGGGGATCTATATTTGTCACCTGGAGATTTGTATTTGTCACCTGGAGACTTGTATTCCTCACTTGGGGGCTTATATTTATCACGTGAGGGATTATAGTTGTCACCTGCATGTTTATATTCATCTCTAGGAGCCTTATATTTATCATGTGGGAAGTTATATTTGTCACGTGAATATTTGTACTCATCACTAGGAGGTTTGTATTTGTCATATGGGGATCTATATTTGTCACCTGGAGACTTATATTCTTCACTAGGGGACTTATATTTATCACGTGGAGAGTTATATCCAGTATTATATTTGCCACGTCCATCACCAGAATATCCGCCAATGCCATTATATCCATCATGGTATTCATCATTCTTGTCATCCAATTTCATTGctacaaatatcaaatatgaaatttataattagcATAACATCGAATATATATCAAATGATTATATaagaaatacaatatatatttcaaagagataactaattaaagaaaaataatagtaataaacttACAGGTCTCACAGCTTATCATTGCAAAAATAGCCAAAAGAATGCCAAGAAATAGAAATTCCTTGGAAcccatcattttttttcttctttaaagcttagttattttaattaaaggatgaagaaattgaagCAACGTTGAGttatatttatactaagaattcaatgtattaaaattgataaatgGTCACCTATCACTTATCTTGCTCAATTGACACGCcatgtaattaattatatttcctccgttttaatttatttgattatttaaatattcGTTTAAGAAAGGAATTTAGTATAGGACCACAATGTTTATagttaataaaagaaaacaatatattatttaattatagttttaaaaaatgaatattttaataaacacatattttatgttatgatgGGAGTGAATCTCaaacaaaagagagaaatgtttttgttaaatatatttttaatacttaaaTAAAATCCCTAAGAgtaataaataacttaaaaatattattatatttatcataatgcaaatttctacattttttttacgtaatttgtttttcttagactttttttttggggggggaaTTTGAATAACAGAGACTAATTCTCcattactaataaaaaaaagattcttaAGTTTTACTTAAACACAAATTGTTATAAGTTATAACCATTCAAAGAACTTTTCAAAAACACgtttgacaaaataaaatacgtAGAATTTAAAAGTTTTCCCAAATAGGTTTTAATTACTCAGAAAATATTTATTGCTTTAGTTTTCTACTTCATATATTTGAAGTATTGCTATCAATTTTTGTGTTAGGTGCAATTTTTGTGTTAGGTGCTTGATAAGTATCTTCTACTTTTAATTTTAcgtttttaaattcaaaatttgagatTAAATTTTGATAGAGAACACTTTAACCCTAAAGTGGAACATTCTTgttagaggtaaaagtagagtTGGTACATCAGATTTATCTAAGTAAAAATAGAATTGGGACATCGGATTTATCTGAACTTAATCTTTTAATGTGAGACATAAATTTCTATTTAACAATTTATTCATATAGCAACAAATGATATCTCTGAATTCATAACTTCAAAATTACAAATAGTTCAACACTAAAAACGtgaatttttaaccaaactaagtcattatataaaataatttaccaatGTAATacgtttttctaaaattttacaaaattagtataaacgtatttcacggtaatgttttagggtatattttattttaaaaaaactaatagcattaggttgatatatgttattgtaagtaacattttacttttaaaacgttattttcagtaacgttttactcctaaaacgttactgtgagtaatgttttaggagtaaaacgttactgtgaataacgtatatcaatctgacgccatcaacttttaaaaaataaaatatatcctaaaacgttactgtggaatacgtttatactagttttgtaaaattttggaaaaatatattattttggtgaattgctatatataatggcttagtttggttaaaacctcTAAAAACCTTAACCGTACTCATAATGTTTAAATCTAATTTTTGAGTTAATTTGAATCAATCCGCAATAATGGTGaatcatttaattaaattagtacATAAAACACATCAAAATGACAAAGTCACTAAAAATATAGATCTATGTACAGTAATTATCAAACGACATTAAAGATTTGTTTGGATATGCTATATAGAATCATAAGCTCAAATCACATTGATTTTAAGTTAGAAGTTCTTTTGTATCAACGTGCAATTGAAtttcttaaattgtattttgcttttcacaaaaataaaacCTCACGAGTTGTAAAAGCTATCAAatactatcattttcatattattaatcCGTATAATATTTATGTGGTACTCAATTTTGTACCTCAGAGTCGATATtgataaatgattaaaaaaaagtgctTTTAATTTAACCGTGTAACATCAAGTCATTTCATATGATTAATTggtattaataataaatataacaaatcaTAAGGAAAACTTGTGTTAATGAAGTCAAACATGAGAGGTTGTTTATGAAATTATCACTAAAAAGATAATTAACTTGAAATACCTTAATCTTGATTGCTCAAAAAAGAGAGATTTCGAATTTCTTGATTTAAatcttatattttcttaaaataaataaaatttagaaaccTTTctctagttttaaatttattcacATGGGTACATGAGGATCTAGCAATTTTATTACTGATTTGCATGAACTTGACGTTATCTAGAAACTCataaattttaagttcaaaGTTTGCCTATAATGATTATTGGATATTTTCGTGGGATAGTGATGAACTAGTAACGGGCTTTAATTTTGTTCATACTACTTGTTATAATAATACATCTTGCCAATTAGTTTAAAATAGAAGCAAAGTTAGGATTTTTTACGTGTCTATaagattattaattatttatatattaattaaattttaatataaataactaggtaatttttgaaaattttcttttatgttatttagattatatattttatataacaatatttcgttataacaataaaaaagcATCGAGACAAATGATATTAATTGATCATTTATGTTTTCCAACACAATCTAGAAAATCATGGGGTCTTATAATTTctaattcttttcattttagaGTAGATTGTGTTTTGAATTTGGAGGGGGTGGGGATTGGAGAccgttttattttatatcaatatgatgaatttttttatatatatatatttttaacaaatttgTTGGTTTGAATTTATCTAGCAAATAACATTAGGGATGGGGAAGTAATTTTCAATAATGAAGTGTAAAATAAGAAGAAACGTACATTACATCATGTAATATATTGTActacaaaatattatatgacCAACAATATATATCATGTGTTTTTATTCATACTATTGATACAACAATCTGGTCTAAAAGCAGCAAGACTATTACTGGTACTAATCTTGCCACTACGTACGTATACCATAGTTTTATGATAGTGATGATGTGTTGTGAGGAAATTGGCTAGTCACTTAATCATGGTCTCCACCTGGAGGGTTATATCCGCCATGTGGGGGATGTCCACCACCACCACTACCTGGGGGGTGAGTTCTGCCACTTGGATGATAATATCCGCCACTAGGCGATTTATATTCGCCATGTGGAGGGTTGTATCCGCCACCTGGAGGCTTATATTCACCACCTGAAGGCTTATATTTATCGTGTGGAGGTTTATGTTCACCACCTGGTGGCTTATATTCATCGTGTGGGGGTTTATGTCCATCACCTGGAGGCTTATATTCACCATGTGGGGGTTTATATCCACCACCTGGAGATTTATATTCACCGTGTGGGGGTTTATATCCGCCACCTGGAGGTTTATATCCACTACCTGGAGGTTTATATCCATTGTTGTATTCGTCATGTGGGGGTTTATATCCGTTATATCTGCTACGTCCGTCAGTATGTTCGTAATTCTTGTTATCTGATTCCAATGCTACACCAATTGTGAAATTCTAAAATCAGCATAACGCtacatatatgtaaaataattagACAAGAAATTCAATGTTTCAAAGagataaatgataaaattaggaaaaagtAATCTTACAAGTCTCAGCCAACTCCCTAGCTACAACATCTGAGCTTATCATTGCAAAAATAGCCACAAAAAGGCCAAGAAATATAAATTCCTTGGGAcccatcattttttttctttcactaaaGCTTAATTATATTAAGTAAAGGATGATGAAATTGATGCATAATTGAGCTCTATTTATAATAAGAAATGAA
Coding sequences within it:
- the LOC138338159 gene encoding uncharacterized protein, whose amino-acid sequence is MMGSKEFLFLGILLAIFAMISCETSMKLDDKNDEYHDGYNGIGGYSGDGRGKYNTGYNSPRDKYKSPSEEYKSPGDKYRSPYDKYKPPSDEYKYSRDKYNFPHDKYKAPRDEYKHAGDNYNPSRDKYKPPSEEYKSPGDKYKSPGDKYRSPYDKYKPPSDEYKYPRDKYNSPHDKYKPPRYEYKHAGDNYNPSHDKYKPPRDEYKHEGDNYNPSRDKYKPYRDEYKHEGDNYNPSHDKYKPPSDDYKFPGDKYKSPDNEYKSPSEKYKPPNDKYKP
- the LOC101245699 gene encoding glycine-rich protein DC9.1; the protein is MMGPKEFIFLGLFVAIFAMISSDVVARELAETSLESDNKNYEHTDGRSRYNGYKPPHDEYNNGYKPPGSGYKPPGGGYKPPHGEYKSPGGGYKPPHGEYKPPGDGHKPPHDEYKPPGGEHKPPHDKYKPSGGEYKPPGGGYNPPHGEYKSPSGGYYHPSGRTHPPGSGGGGHPPHGGYNPPGGDHD